The DNA segment AATGGAAACGTCGGTTGCCACTTAATCGTTGGACTGGGGGAAACAGAGAAAGAGATGGTTTCAGCGTTTCAGATGGTCTACAATCTCGGAGCCAGAACTCATCTTTTCTCTTTTTTCCCAGAACCTAATTCAGCCTTAGAAACTAAACCCCAACCACCCATAAGTCAGTATCGAAGGCTTCAACTGGCACGATTTTTGATCGATGAAAGCATTTCTCATTTCGAGAATATGAAGTTTGACAAGCTGGGCAGAATAATTAATTTTGGCATCGATGAAGACATGTTAGACAGGGTTATTGAGTCCGGCAAGCCATTTGAAACTTCGGGTTGTCCAGGTTGCAATAGACCTTTTGCAAATGAAAGGCCAGGTCAACCTATTAGAAATTTCCCGTTTCCTTTAACAAAAGATGACATTGAAGAGGTTAAACAACAGATCTGGTTATACGATAACCCACCTTAAGCGATCTCTCTCCTAGGGGAAGTGCCACATGAAGACGTGGAGGTTCCTCGATACCGGTTACCGTTGTGCAGCTGAGAACATGGCGCTTGATGATATTATTTTGGAATGTCGTGCTAGAAACTTAACTCCAGATACTGTACGTTTTCTTCAATTTAATCCGCCTGCGGTTTTAGTTGGTTATCATCAAGTTGTTGAACATGAAGTTCGAATCGACCTCTGCAGAAGCGAAGGCATCGACATTAATAGACGGATAACTGGCGGCGGTGCAATATTTTTTGATAAGTCATCTCTGGGATGGGAAATAATCGCTTCAAAATCTGAGGTAGGATTTTACCAATGCGTAGAAGACCTATACGCGAGAATGTGTGAAGGTACTATACTTGGGTTAGAAGCTCTTGGAATTCAAGCGACTTTTCGTCCCAAAAATGATATAGAAGTTAATGGTAGGAAAATTTCAGGTACAGGTGGAACGGAGCAAGGCGACGCGTTTCTCTTTCAAGGTACTCTCTTAATCGATTTTGATGTTAATACTATGTTGCGTGTGTTAAGAATTCCAATTACGAAGCTCAAGGATAAAGAAATAAGATCAGTAAAAGAGAGGGTCACCTGTATAAAATGGGAGTTAGGTTATCAGCCGAATCTCGATGAGATCAAGCAAGCATTAAAGCAAGGATTTGAACGGGCATTTGGAATAAAGCTCGTTAATTGTGGGTTAACTCCGGTTGAGAAGGAGCTTCTAAATAACAGACTAAGCAAGTTCCAATCAAAAGAATGGATCTTTCTCGAACGACGCCCTTTAGACGAAGTGGCGGAAGTTTATGCAATTAATAAAACACCTGGGGGATTAATTCGCGTATCCTTAGTTATAGACA comes from the Candidatus Bathyarchaeota archaeon genome and includes:
- a CDS encoding DUF116 domain-containing protein, whose translation is MKTWRFLDTGYRCAAENMALDDIILECRARNLTPDTVRFLQFNPPAVLVGYHQVVEHEVRIDLCRSEGIDINRRITGGGAIFFDKSSLGWEIIASKSEVGFYQCVEDLYARMCEGTILGLEALGIQATFRPKNDIEVNGRKISGTGGTEQGDAFLFQGTLLIDFDVNTMLRVLRIPITKLKDKEIRSVKERVTCIKWELGYQPNLDEIKQALKQGFERAFGIKLVNCGLTPVEKELLNNRLSKFQSKEWIFLERRPLDEVAEVYAINKTPGGLIRVSLVIDSKFRIIKNALITGDFFVYPRRAILDLEGSLKYAPCNENAIRDIVYGFFKHGQIQIPGITPDDLIKLILEAIGKTAYKRFGISTAEANHIYTISKSFHEILNNGYDVLLLPYCAKLPTCEYRKKDGCVKCGKCSVGKAYELAEEAKMTPITIQNFEHLMETLEKLKLEGVQSYIGCCCEAFYCKHQDDLLRIGIPGIIVGIDNQTCYDLGKEQDALKGNFESQTELKIDLLRKLVNQKKEKVNRNAGL